The DNA sequence CCCTCTTGAGAATTGAGTCGGGGAGTTTACTTGACGAGGAGGGCTGCTTTCTGTGGGTCATATCTCCATCCTTCAGGAAGGACACCTTCTCTCACATAGTACCTGACAAGGCGCCTTATCTTTGATTCAACGATCTGAAGGCCCCTCCTTGTGTGGAGGTCCTTTGGGTGTTCCTTAAGATGATCCCTTATGTTAACAGCCTTCCTTATGAGATTCATGAGGTCCTCAGGGTATTCAGGTTTCATTTCATGCTTCTCAAGTATCTGTGTTATTTTAAGCCCTGTAACGGCCTTTACGCTGGGTATGCCGTGCTGGTCCCTCAGTATTATACCTATTTTGCTGGTGGAGTTACCCTCCCTGTATAGTTTGACTATAAGATCCTCTATTTCTTCATTTGAGTATTCAACCCAATCAGGTTTTAGAGACATCAAATCACCTCATAATTTTCAATGTACCATTCTGCAAATTTTTTAAGGGCCCTGCTTCGATGCGAAAACCTGTTCTTCTCTGAGGTACTGAGTTCTCCGAAGCTTTTATCCATCCCTTCAGGATAGAATAACGGGTCGAAGGCGAAACCCATTGTTCCGCGCTCCTCAGTACCTATACGTCCCTTCACCACGCCTAAAAAAACCTCGGGTTCGGAGTTGGGGGTGCAGAACCCAACAGCCGACCTGAACTCGGCGTAGCGATCTTCAACATTTTCCATGAGCTTTAATATGCCACGGTTTCCTATGGTATCCTGTACATAGGCAGAATAGGGTCCTGGAAACCATTTAAGAGCCCTTATAAACAGTCCTGCGTCCTCAACGATCACAGGACCATCCATGATCCTGGCAGCATGTTCTGCACCGTAACGGGCCACCTCCTCAAGTGTTCCCTGAAGTTCCGGGTAGCCCAGATCAGCATGCATCAGTTCTATTCCAGTACCATGGAATATCTTCTCTGCCTCAGATAACTTGTGTTTATTACCGGTTATAAATGTTACCTTCATGATGAACCTCCTCAGTCAGTATATTCAGGGGGTTTAGTATCGTGTGGATATTAATTCTGAGCTCAGTCAGTGTATCTTCCCCGGGACTCTATCTCCCTTATCTTTGACTGGATGTCAGCATCTATTATCTTACCGTACCCCTCAAGGACCCTGCTGAAACACTCGCCGGCCAGGGCGTAGTGGGTGCTTTCAAGGGACTTTTTGAGGACAAGGAGATCCACACCCATATCCTCGATTTCATCTGAGAACCTCCCAAGTCCAAAGTCTATGAAGACCACATCACCCCCCCTGATGATTATGTTGGATCCTGTGAGATCCCCGTGTATTATACCCGCGTGATGGAGCCTCCCTATGGCCTCACCGATCCTTGAACAGAGCTCTGTATCCTCAACAGCGTCCCTGAATGGGGTGCCGCGAACCTCCTCCATGACCATAACCCCTCCATCAGGGTCGACATCGAACAGTACTGGTGTGTGCACACCGGCGCCCTTGGCCTGGTTGATGAGCCTGGCCTCCCTCCGGGTCCTGGATGACCTGAGCTTCTGATCAATTTCAGGTATTCTGTAACCCTTGGATATCCTCTCCTTTATTATGCAGGGCCTCCCAATCCACTGGCCCCTGTAGATATTTGCCTCGGCACCCTTGGCCAGGATGTCAGGGGGGAGCTCTATTCCTGCCTCTGATTCCCTCATCCAGGGGACATCCACCTCATCGGTCCGGTAACGCTGCACCACCGTGGTGTCCTCCAGGGCATCCGGCCCCCTGTACTTGTAGACGAGCTGACCGAGCCAGGCAATCATCGCACCGTTATCACCACAGTACTCAGGGGGAGGCATGTGGAATTCCACGTGGTGCTCCTGGCACATCTCCCTCAGCATATCCCTCAGACGCCTGTTAACAGCCACTCCACCACAGAGGAGGACCTGATTCTTTTCTGTGTATGCCAGGGCCCGCTCTGTAACCTCCACCAGCATGGAAAACGCTGTCTCCTGGATGCTGTAAGCCAGATCCTCAAGGCTTGCACCAGCCTCCATTTTTCTTAAAGCAGCCGTTAGAAGCCCTGAGAAGGATATATCCATCCCCTTAACGCTGTAGGGAAGTTCAATGTACTCTGAGGCCTTCAATGCAAGCTGCTCAATGACCGGACCGCCCGGGTGTCCCAGACCAGATTCCCTTGCAAACTGGTCGAGCATGTTACCGACGGCTATGTCGAGGGTTTCACCGAAGACACGGTACCTTCCCTCGTTGAAGGCTATGACCTGGGTGTTCCCGCCGCTCACATAGAGTGAAACAGGGTCACTGGCCCCTGTGGTGAGCCGGCCTATCTCTATGTGACCTATGCAGTGGTTAACACCAACTATCGGAACATCAAGTGAAAGTGCGAGTGTTCTAGCTGCTGTTGCAACGGTCCTGAGGGCTGGTCCAAGGCCCGGACCCCTCGAAAACGATATCAGTCCTATTTCCCCGAGTTCAACACCTGCATCACGGCATGCCTCAGCAATGAGACGGGGTATCCATTTTGCATGGTGTTCAGCAGCCTCCCTGGGATGTATACCTCCCTTTTCAGGTATAAGTGGCTTTCCCCGCAGTGATAGGACGTTTCCAGCCTCATCGACGATACCAACACCTGTCTTCTCTGCAGTTCCCTCTATACCAAGACACAACATTTAATTAACCACCTGTGACCCTGCTCCTTCTGGAGTGTAACTAATTTATGTATCTCCGGTTATAACTATTGTATCGTTGGAAAGGTGAATGGAAATGTTTGATGGACTGAAGATCTATGGTTCCGGCAATTACCTTGAAGGTGTTACTGACAGGGATTCCCTGTTCATCTGCGCCGTTGCAACAACCGAGACATCAAGAATCCCGGGAATAACAGGGGCAGGAGCAAGCCCCGAACTCACAGAGTACACTCCAGCAGCTGATGTTGAACTCATAGTTCATGATGCCCCCAGGTGTCTTCCTGAGATACCCCAGACCATCGTGGAGGGGGAGGCAGCCCCCACACCGGCTGTGATAACCAAGGCGGCCCTGGAACTTGCAGAGGTCCCCTTCATGGTCGCCGATGCAGGCGCCTCGGTTAAACCCGATGTTCCCTATATAAACATTAACTCCGAACCCGGAGGTGATATAAGGACAGGGAGGGCGGTCACCGAACCTCAAAGGATATATGAGAGGGGTTTGATGGTTGGAAGGACCCTCTCCTCCCTCACAGAGCATCTGGTGGTGGGTGAGAGCACACCGGCAGGTACAACAACTGCCCTGGGCGTTTTAACGGCCCTGGGATATGATGCTGATTTCAGGGTCAGCGCCAGCATGCCCCACAACCCACATGACCTCAAGAGGGAGGTTGTGATGGCAGGACTCAGTAATGCAGGGATCGAGAAGGGGGACTGCTCCAGGGAACCCTTCAGGGCAGTGGAGGCAGTGGGGGACCCCATGATACCTGCGGTTGCAGGGATATGCATGGGCAGCACTGTACCGGTGACCCTTGCAGGTGGTACCCAGATGACAGCGGTCTGCGCCCTTATGAGGGCCATTGACCCGGACTTCGACTTTTCAGATACAGCAATTGCAACGACCATATTCGTTGCCGAGGACAGCACCTCCGATATAAACAGGATAGCAGAGCAGATAGGTGATATTGACATCTATGTGGTTGACCCTGACTTCGGGTCTGCCTCGCACAGGGGGCTCCATGAGTACCTCAACGGTTCTGTGAAGGAGGGTGTTGGGGCCGGCGGCGCCATGCTACTGGCACTTCTCCATGGCATACCCGTTGAAATGGTGAGGGAGCGTATCGAGGAACTCTGCAATACAATACTGGCCTGAAATCCTTTAATGGAGGTTCCAGATGACTTCAGGGTCCCGCTGGGATGGCATCATCCCACACCCTGGAATTCTTGCCTTTGCAATGGCACTCTACCTTCTTGGCTTTGTACTGGATGCCTCGGGAAGACCACTGGCCTATGGGTTCCTCACAGGGGACATGGTGGTCCACTTCTTCACGTTCCCTGGTCTCAGGGAGCAGTTCATCGATTACCTGTTAGCAACTGCCTTCTGGATATTCATATCAAACATAACCCAGGTTACAGTCTTCATCTTCTCCCTGGCAACATTTTATCCTGTTCTTAAGATTTTCGTCCTTGCAGGGGCCCTCTTACATAACCTTCTGGTGGGGTGGGGTGTCAGGGGGCTCCTGATCTATGCGGGGACACTGCACCTGCACCTTGAGGTCACAGGGTGCCTACTTTCACTTCAGGCAGCCCTTGTATTTGTGAGGTCCCTCCTTGGGACCATCCAGCACAGGTCCAGAGGACCTCTCGTCACAGCCCTCAGGGAGAACCTTGCATACCTTATCCCACTTATAATACTTTTATTCGCCATTGCAGCAATTCTGGAGGTCTTCTGGAGCACCTGGTGGGTTTATAACCTCACCCATGGACCGGTATCATGGAGATACTTCTATACCCATGTATTCTCTGTGGAACTCTGATTTTTAATCGATTCAGGAGCTCTGGTATCTGAAACCCTTTAACCTTTATGCATCTGCTTTAACAAAACGAAGAGCTTTGAATAAAAAAGGTGGTGCGGATACAGCTTCACCATTAGATGAGGGCGGCTGCAAGGATCATGATACCCAGTGCCCAGCAGTAGTAGGCGAATATGTAGAGGTCCCTCTCCTTTATGAGTTTAAGGAGGAACTTTATGGCTATGTAACCTGACACAGCCGCTGCAGCAAACCCTGCAACCATGCTGGCACCGAGGAGGTTCATTCCGGCCCCAATGTCCTTGATCTGGATGAGGGCGGCCCCCAGTATCGCGGGTATGGAGAGGAGGAAGCTGTACCTTGCTGCAAGTTCCCTCTCAAAGCCGAGAAACAGGCCCGCAGAGATTGTTGCACCTGAACGTGATATGCCGGGTGCTATGGCAAGGGCCTGGGCACACCCTATTATGAGTGACTCCCTGACACCGAGTTTTTCAACTGGAAGCTTCTCCCTCACACGCCTGCTGATATTCTCTGATCCCCACAGCAAAAAGCCTGTGACCAGCAGGAAGAATCCCACGGCGGTTAAACTGCTGAAAAGTGACTCAAAGAAGTCCTTGAACAGTACACCAGCAAGGCCGGCCGGCACAGTACCGATGATCACCATCCAGGCAAGCCTCTTGAAGGGGTCCTCAATGATTCCCCTCCTGAATCTACCTGCGGGATGTCCCTCAGACTTGAGAGGAAAGCCCCCAGCATGTGAACTATATCGTTCCAGAAGTATCCAATGACAGCCACCAGTGTGCCCACATGCAGCACGGTGTCGAATGCGAGGCTGGAGCTGACACCCATAAGTTCCGGCACCAGCACCAGGTGGCCTGAGCTGCTTACTGGCAGGAATTCGGTCAAACCCTGCACTGTTCCAATGACTATGGCCTGAAAAACGTCCATGAACATCACTTTTAACTTATAAGTTATCACTTATAACCTCATCATCAGATGTAGGTGAGCCATCCGAAGCTGTCCTCTGTCTCTGCCCTGATTATCCTGAAGAACTCATCCTGCAGCAGCTTTGTAACGGGACCCCTTCGCCCGGCACCTATCTCTATACCATCAACTGATCTGATGGGTGTTATCTCTGCGGCTGTACCTGTGAAGAAGGCCTCATCTGCGATGTAGAGCATCTCCCTGGTTATGGGTTCCTCATGCACGGTAACACCCTCGGTCCTGGCTATCTTTATTACGGAGTCCCTTGTTATCCCCCTCAGAAGGGATGATGAAACAGGGGGGGTGTAAATTTCACCCTCACTGACGAGGAATATGTTCTCCCCGCTACCCTCACTTATGTAGCCATGGTAGTCCAGCATTATGGCCTCATCATAGCCGTGTCTCACAGCCTCCATCTTGGCAAGCTGTGAGTTGAGGTAGTTACCGCCGGCCTTTGCCATGTTGGGCATTGTGTTTGGTGCCATCCTCCGCCAGGTTGAAACACCAGCATCGACACCAACCTCAAGGGCCTCTGCACCCAGATAGGCCCCCCATTCCCAGGCAGCCACAGCGACGTCCACTGGGCAGTTCACCGGGTGAACACCCATCTCACCGTATCCCCTGAATACCACGGGTCTTATATAGCACTCCTCAAGTCCGTTCTCCCTGACGGTCTCAACTATGGCATCACATATCTGCTCCTGGGTGTAGGGTATGTCCATCCGGTATATCTTTGCAGAATCAAAAAGGCGTTTAACATGCTCCCGCAAACGGAAGATGGCTGACCCCTTACTGTTCCTGTAGCACCTTATTCCCTCAAAGACAGATGATCCATAATGCACAACATGTGAGAGTACGTGGACGGTGGCTTCTTCCCATTCAACCATTTCACCGTTTAACCATATCTTTCCACTGGCTTCGCATGACATGATAATAACCTCAGGTGATTTACTAGGATAGGTTATGGTTGGAGGCCTATATAATGCTCTCCATAACCGCAAAACTTTAGTGGGGTATGTTATGGTCGGAGGTTTATATCAATGCTCCCAAACCGGAAAACTTTATATATTGTGAAAATTTAAAGTCACACTGAGGGCCGGTGGTCTAGGGGTATGATACCTCGCTTACAACGAGGTGGTCACGAGTTCGAATCTCGTCCGGCCCATTTATTATTCTTCGGGCTTCAGAGGGGCCGGTGGTCTAGGGGTATGATACCTCGCTCACACCGAGGTGGTCACGAGTTCGAATCTCGTCCGGCCCACTGGATTTTCATTTTTTCAGAGGCACACGCCACTCTCAAACTTATTTAATGCATTCAGTGCTCACAGGAATATGGCCTGGAGGCAGCACTATTAAGGCACTGCCAGGGACCGG is a window from the Methanothermobacter thermautotrophicus str. Delta H genome containing:
- a CDS encoding 30S ribosomal protein S15 → MSLKPDWVEYSNEEIEDLIVKLYREGNSTSKIGIILRDQHGIPSVKAVTGLKITQILEKHEMKPEYPEDLMNLIRKAVNIRDHLKEHPKDLHTRRGLQIVESKIRRLVRYYVREGVLPEGWRYDPQKAALLVK
- a CDS encoding XTP/dITP diphosphatase, translating into MKVTFITGNKHKLSEAEKIFHGTGIELMHADLGYPELQGTLEEVARYGAEHAARIMDGPVIVEDAGLFIRALKWFPGPYSAYVQDTIGNRGILKLMENVEDRYAEFRSAVGFCTPNSEPEVFLGVVKGRIGTEERGTMGFAFDPLFYPEGMDKSFGELSTSEKNRFSHRSRALKKFAEWYIENYEVI
- a CDS encoding bifunctional N(6)-L-threonylcarbamoyladenine synthase/serine/threonine protein kinase is translated as MLCLGIEGTAEKTGVGIVDEAGNVLSLRGKPLIPEKGGIHPREAAEHHAKWIPRLIAEACRDAGVELGEIGLISFSRGPGLGPALRTVATAARTLALSLDVPIVGVNHCIGHIEIGRLTTGASDPVSLYVSGGNTQVIAFNEGRYRVFGETLDIAVGNMLDQFARESGLGHPGGPVIEQLALKASEYIELPYSVKGMDISFSGLLTAALRKMEAGASLEDLAYSIQETAFSMLVEVTERALAYTEKNQVLLCGGVAVNRRLRDMLREMCQEHHVEFHMPPPEYCGDNGAMIAWLGQLVYKYRGPDALEDTTVVQRYRTDEVDVPWMRESEAGIELPPDILAKGAEANIYRGQWIGRPCIIKERISKGYRIPEIDQKLRSSRTRREARLINQAKGAGVHTPVLFDVDPDGGVMVMEEVRGTPFRDAVEDTELCSRIGEAIGRLHHAGIIHGDLTGSNIIIRGGDVVFIDFGLGRFSDEIEDMGVDLLVLKKSLESTHYALAGECFSRVLEGYGKIIDADIQSKIREIESRGRYTD
- the cobT gene encoding nicotinate mononucleotide-dependent phosphoribosyltransferase CobT, encoding MFDGLKIYGSGNYLEGVTDRDSLFICAVATTETSRIPGITGAGASPELTEYTPAADVELIVHDAPRCLPEIPQTIVEGEAAPTPAVITKAALELAEVPFMVADAGASVKPDVPYININSEPGGDIRTGRAVTEPQRIYERGLMVGRTLSSLTEHLVVGESTPAGTTTALGVLTALGYDADFRVSASMPHNPHDLKREVVMAGLSNAGIEKGDCSREPFRAVEAVGDPMIPAVAGICMGSTVPVTLAGGTQMTAVCALMRAIDPDFDFSDTAIATTIFVAEDSTSDINRIAEQIGDIDIYVVDPDFGSASHRGLHEYLNGSVKEGVGAGGAMLLALLHGIPVEMVRERIEELCNTILA
- the ilvE gene encoding branched-chain-amino-acid transaminase → MSCEASGKIWLNGEMVEWEEATVHVLSHVVHYGSSVFEGIRCYRNSKGSAIFRLREHVKRLFDSAKIYRMDIPYTQEQICDAIVETVRENGLEECYIRPVVFRGYGEMGVHPVNCPVDVAVAAWEWGAYLGAEALEVGVDAGVSTWRRMAPNTMPNMAKAGGNYLNSQLAKMEAVRHGYDEAIMLDYHGYISEGSGENIFLVSEGEIYTPPVSSSLLRGITRDSVIKIARTEGVTVHEEPITREMLYIADEAFFTGTAAEITPIRSVDGIEIGAGRRGPVTKLLQDEFFRIIRAETEDSFGWLTYI